The Cucumis melo cultivar AY chromosome 6, USDA_Cmelo_AY_1.0, whole genome shotgun sequence genome includes a region encoding these proteins:
- the LOC103483147 gene encoding probable protein S-acyltransferase 12 isoform X2 — translation MEFINPFKLCSGLKFLGYFMILLVLAIVAVSYDAVVVLTWGPKLLMGGFRSFLAFSIIILFHVLLLLLSWSYFMVVLEDPGSVPANWVLASEAENMEAGNSSLPEHGPTGDASYSSLDGAGRRSTAYCRQCQNGKPPRCHHCSVCQRCVLKMDHHCIWVVNCVGARNYKFFLLFLLYTFLETTMDTLVLLPSFINFFDEAKSHSGSPANLVILFLAFVLNLAFALSLLCFVVMHASLLMSNTTSIEVHEKRRAVQWKYDLGKKKNFEQVFGTKAALWFFPLFSKEDLEKIPALRGLEFPIRTGMES, via the exons ATGGAATTTATCAACCCTTTCAAGCTCTGTTCCGGCCTCAAGTTCCTTGGCTATTTCATGATTCTCTTGGTTCTTGCCATCGTTGCAGTTTCCTACGATGCGGTTGTTGTCCTCACCTGGGGACCCAAATTACTCATGGGCGGCTTCCGCTCCTTCCTCGCCTTCTCCATCATCATTTTGTTTCATGTTCTG CTTTTACTCTTGTCATGGAGCTATTTTATGGTAGTCCTTGAAGATCCTGGTTCTGTACCGGCAAATTGGGTATTGGCAAGTGAAGCAGAGAATATGGAGGCTGGTAATTCGTCATTGCCAGAACATGGACCAACGGGGGATGCCAGTTATTCCTCTTTAGATGGTGCCGGGAGAAGGTCTACAGCCTATTGTCGTCAATGCCAAAATGGAAAACCACCACGTTGTCATCATTGCTCTGTTT GTCAAAGATGTGTTCTTAAGATGGATCATCATTGTATTTGGGTGGTGAATTGTGTTGGAGCACGCAACTACaaattctttcttcttttcttg CTTTACACATTCTTGGAGACGACAATGGATACACTTGTTTTGCTGCCtagttttatcaatttttttgatGAAGCTAAGAGTCACTCCGGTTCTCCTGCCAATCTTGTTATCCTTTTTTTAGCTTTTG TTCTTAATTTAGCCTTTGCTCTCAGTCTCCTTTGTTTCGTAGTTATGCATGCATCTCTTCTGATGAGCAACACAACTTCAATTGAG GTTCACGAGAAGAGAAGAGCAGTTCAATGGAAGTATGACCTAGGCAAGAAGAAAAATTTTGAGCAG GTATTCGGGACGAAGGCAGCTCTGTGGTTTTTCCCATTGTTTTCGAAGGAGGATTTGGAGAAAATTCCTGCACTTCGAGGCTTGGAATTCCCAATTCGTACTGGCATGGAGTCTTGA
- the LOC103483148 gene encoding rho GTPase-activating protein 5 encodes MTRLFRSKSCGHVRVSEFKPPPPPPSSYYDSDDEEEEEEEEEEEDDDYYGDGVGIKVNENRFGLVLRNSVCDSDEEKQEGATRQSNNGNQFPILDILVTALRKSLVTCSVEPDDVSSMDISSPVNVRHVSHVTFDRFNGFLGLPTEFEPEVPTRVPSASASVFGVSAKSMQCSFDGRGNSVPTILLMMQKRLYSEGGLKAEGIFRINAENSQEEFVRNELNSGVVPRGIDVHCLAGLIKAWLRELPTGVLDTLTPEQVMHCNTEEDCSQLVKLLPPMEAAILDWAINLMADVVQHEKYNKMNARNIAMVFAPNMTQMADPLTALIHAVQVMNLLKTLILKILQERGESEARQPSCLDSPNPKINMKPSNSTIGKYANQPPSAIDDVKCTSFDRADYTSGGKFESFEEKEEEEEEEEEEQYHSASGRSTPVRYGTGTLQQSGYETSDWLSLRKGVRKICRHPVFQLSKSSKKSRSFGVVSCKY; translated from the exons ATGACTCGCTTATTTCGATCCAAATCGTGCGGACACGTCAGAGTTTCGGAATTCAAGCCACCGCCACCGCCGCCGAGCTCTTATTACGATAGTGATGacgaggaggaagaagaagaggaggaggaggaagaagatgacGATTATTATGGAGATGGGGTTGGGATTAAGGTAAATGAAAATCGGTTTGGCTTGGTTTTGAGAAATTCAGTGTGTGATAGTGATGAGGAGAAGCAGGAAGGAGCTACGAGGCAGAGTAATAACGGGAATCAATTTCCGATACTTGACATTTTGGTAACGGCATTGAGGAAATCGTTGGTTACTTGCAGTGTGGAACCGGATGATGTTTCTTCCATGGATATTAGCTCGCCTGTGAATGTGAGACATGTTTCTCATGTTACTTTTGACAGATTCAATGGGTTTCTGGGTTTGCCTACAGAATTCGAACCTGAGGTGCCAACCAGAGTTCCAAGCGCCAG TGCTAGCGTTTTTGGAGTTTCTGCCAAGTCAATGCAGTGTTCTTTTGATGGTAGAGGAAATAGCGTGCCAACAATCCTTCTTATGATGCAAAAGCGGTTGTATTCAGAGGGAGGTCTAAAA GCAGAAGGAATATTTCGAATAAATGCCGAGAATAGTCAGGAAGAGTTTGTCCGAAACGAACTAAACAGTGGCGTGGTGCCACGAGGCATTGATGTTCACTGTTTAGCAGGCTTGATCAAG GCATGGCTTAGAGAACTTCCTACAGGAGTGCTTGATACACTAACCCCAGAACAAGTGATGCATTGCAACACAGAGGAAGATTGCTCTCAACTTGTTAAACTACTCCCTCCCATGGAAGCTGCTATCCTTGACTGGGCTATCAATTTAATGGCAGATGTTGTGCAGCACGAAAAATACAACAAGATGAATGCACGGAACATTGCGATGGTTTTTGCACCGAACATGACTCAG ATGGCTGATCCTTTGACTGCACTAATTCATGCTGTACAAGTAATGAACTTGTTAAAGACCCTTATTCTTAAGATCCTTCAAGAAAGGGGAGAATCAGAGGCCAGGCAGCCATCATGCTTGGATTCTCCCAACCCCAAGATCAATATGAAACCTTCAAACTCAACCATTGGCAAATATGCCAACCAACCGCCTAGCGCAATTGATGACGTGAAATGTACCAGTTTCGATAGAGCTGACTACACTTCGGGTGGGAAATTCGAAAGCtttgaagagaaagaagaagaagaagaagaagaagaagaagagcaatACCATTCTGCATCTGGAAGAAGTACTCCGGTTCGATATGGAACCGGGACATTACAACAAAGTGGATATGAAACAAGCGACTGGCTAAGTTTGAGAAAAGGGGTGAGGAAGATATGCAGGCACCCAGTATTTCAGCTAAGTAAGTCAAGTAAGAAGAGTAGAAGTTTTGGAGTTGTGAGTTGTAAGTATTag
- the LOC103483147 gene encoding probable protein S-acyltransferase 12 isoform X1 has protein sequence MEFINPFKLCSGLKFLGYFMILLVLAIVAVSYDAVVVLTWGPKLLMGGFRSFLAFSIIILFHVLLLLLSWSYFMVVLEDPGSVPANWVLASEAENMEAGNSSLPEHGPTGDASYSSLDGAGRRSTAYCRQCQNGKPPRCHHCSVCQRCVLKMDHHCIWVVNCVGARNYKFFLLFLLYTFLETTMDTLVLLPSFINFFDEAKSHSGSPANLVILFLAFVLNLAFALSLLCFVVMHASLLMSNTTSIEVHEKRRAVQWKYDLGKKKNFEQVGDRDPRMKLKKKFCPWNCRNWRWKQRSKRRWEQSSKQD, from the exons ATGGAATTTATCAACCCTTTCAAGCTCTGTTCCGGCCTCAAGTTCCTTGGCTATTTCATGATTCTCTTGGTTCTTGCCATCGTTGCAGTTTCCTACGATGCGGTTGTTGTCCTCACCTGGGGACCCAAATTACTCATGGGCGGCTTCCGCTCCTTCCTCGCCTTCTCCATCATCATTTTGTTTCATGTTCTG CTTTTACTCTTGTCATGGAGCTATTTTATGGTAGTCCTTGAAGATCCTGGTTCTGTACCGGCAAATTGGGTATTGGCAAGTGAAGCAGAGAATATGGAGGCTGGTAATTCGTCATTGCCAGAACATGGACCAACGGGGGATGCCAGTTATTCCTCTTTAGATGGTGCCGGGAGAAGGTCTACAGCCTATTGTCGTCAATGCCAAAATGGAAAACCACCACGTTGTCATCATTGCTCTGTTT GTCAAAGATGTGTTCTTAAGATGGATCATCATTGTATTTGGGTGGTGAATTGTGTTGGAGCACGCAACTACaaattctttcttcttttcttg CTTTACACATTCTTGGAGACGACAATGGATACACTTGTTTTGCTGCCtagttttatcaatttttttgatGAAGCTAAGAGTCACTCCGGTTCTCCTGCCAATCTTGTTATCCTTTTTTTAGCTTTTG TTCTTAATTTAGCCTTTGCTCTCAGTCTCCTTTGTTTCGTAGTTATGCATGCATCTCTTCTGATGAGCAACACAACTTCAATTGAG GTTCACGAGAAGAGAAGAGCAGTTCAATGGAAGTATGACCTAGGCAAGAAGAAAAATTTTGAGCAG GTGGGCGATCGTGATCCAAGGATGAAACTAAAGAAGAAATTCTGTCCATGGAATTGCAGAAACTGGAGATGGAAACAGAGATCAAAACGAAGATGGGAGCAATCATCAAAACAAGACTAA